Below is a genomic region from Echinicola rosea.
GTGGGCCCTACCTTGGGGAGCAGGTCTAAGTCTTTTCAGCATTCGACCACCATCCACTTGAATAGTCTTAACATATAGATCAGCTTCTTCAAGTTTCTCGTCCGGATTTTTTGCTTGCCAATTTGCAATGGCTGATAGCAACAATTTCTCCAGCTTCGCAGCACCGTGATTCGGTGTAAATTTCAATATACTCAAGGCGTTACCTACTCTCTGTCCCCTTACCAGGTCAGCTACAAGACGCATCTTTCGAGGCGATGTAGGTACATTATTTAGTCTTGCTATTGCTTCCATGATTATCTTCTTCCTTTATCTTTTTTGGCAATGTGACCTCTAAAGTTTCTTGTAGGAGCAAATTCACCAAGCTTGTGACCTACCATATTGTCTGTTACGAATACAGGAATAAATTTATTTCCGTTATGCACAGCAAAGGTATGGCCCACAAAATCCGGAGAGATCATAGATCTTCTTGACCAAGTCTTGATCACAGACTTCTTGCCGGATTCGTTCATTGCATCTACTTTTTTGGCCAAGTGATGAGCTATATAAGGCCCTTTTTTTAATGAACGTGCCATAATTATTTAGATCTTTTACTAATGATAAACTTGTTTGAATACTTTTTAGGCGATCTGGTCTTTTTACCTTTAGCCAGCAAACCAGTCCTTGACCTTGGGTGTCCTCCAGATGAACGGCCTTCACCACCACCCATTGGGTGATCTACAGGGTTCATCGCTACACCTCTTACTCTTGGACGCTTGCCTAACCAACGATTTCTACCAGCCTTGCCCAATACCACATTCATGTGATCTGAATTAGACACTGTTCCTACGGTGGCCTTACACACACCTAGTA
It encodes:
- the rplV gene encoding 50S ribosomal protein L22 — encoded protein: MEAIARLNNVPTSPRKMRLVADLVRGQRVGNALSILKFTPNHGAAKLEKLLLSAIANWQAKNPDEKLEEADLYVKTIQVDGGRMLKRLRPAPQGRAHRIRKRSNHVTLVVDAFNSEVTADEVETKENAN
- the rpsS gene encoding 30S ribosomal protein S19, translating into MARSLKKGPYIAHHLAKKVDAMNESGKKSVIKTWSRRSMISPDFVGHTFAVHNGNKFIPVFVTDNMVGHKLGEFAPTRNFRGHIAKKDKGRR